Proteins encoded within one genomic window of Oryza brachyantha chromosome 7, ObraRS2, whole genome shotgun sequence:
- the LOC102699322 gene encoding 60S ribosomal protein L44: protein MVNVPKTKKTYCKNKECRKHTLHKVTQYKKGKDSLSAQGKRRYDRKQSGYGGQTKPVFHKKAKTTKKIVLKLQCQSCKHYSQHPIKRCKHFEIGGDKKGKGTSLF from the exons ATG GTGAACGTGCCGAAAACTAAGAAGACTTACTGCAAGAACAAGGAATGCAGGAAGCACACCCTTCACAAGGTTACCCAGTACAAGAAGGGTAAGGATAGCCTTTCTGCTCAGGGGAAGCGCCGTTATGACCGGAAGCAGTCCGGATATGGTGGGCAGACAAAGCCTGTTTTCCACAAGAAG GCCAAGACAACCAAGAAGATCGTTCTGAAGCTGCAGTGCCAGAGCTGCAAGCACTACTCTCAGCACCCGATCAAG AGGTGCAAGCACTTCGAAATCGGTGGAGACAAGAAGGGCAAGGGAACTTCACTCTTCTAA
- the LOC121054988 gene encoding putative disease resistance protein RGA4, producing the protein MAMILSSLAAACASKLAGLIAGRIAAGLGVEGDVRSMQRRMERVIGAVAEAERHGEGSAAAAWLEELRDFLYDADDILDLCRCRGGRLLADGRPRSGAGGPLVALNLLSSVQRLQARFVIGAQIRRLNGRFEEICKDRLFLGLAVDDPKAEDGVARGAGRVRARTSTPLLDTNVVGKEIKSATDELVEAIMRDDGHGEVEVVAVVGMGGIGKTTLAQRVFNSRRIAGGFPVRAWLCISREYSEADTVKEAIRCCGGDYGRAETLAELHPILRSTVSGKRFFLVLDDVWDAGVWTSLLRLPFHGATGRVLITTRDQGVAAKAGAGHSHQVRHLTAHSGWELLYRTACLDADEIQSLRSVGMAIVAKCGFLPIAVKVIGGLLMTKRRSRAEWERVLGSDAWSMAKLPEEFKGAIFLSYDDLPSRLKQCFLYFSLFPVDFVYWRCHICRQWVAEGFVTESGESTMEELAEECYYELITRSILQPHPGYLADQSRSTVHDVLRSFAQHLSRRESVCGDLQAVNGSSPLVKLRRLSLMNLEEVTTPCKAISDSCKCLRTLFLISIQNVNSRLMVRFSSLRTLFLSDCGINKIPESIGDLMHLRYLGFESVNIQALPESISQLRNLQFLNVKRCILLNALPRTLSRIHSLRRLGIEETPIRLVPEGIGRLHSLVDLQGFIVTSASSSSTMQQGWILAELESLSQLRWLRIDNLERAAIDTGASLDNKRYLKRLELSCTVKPNSDDNPWDKFEVEKIEAIFEKLLPANCLQDLLIRGFFGRRFPTWMESSSLCNVTWLKLVDCKFCPKFPPLGQLPHLTFLKIVRAESIVSVGSEFYGQGGGSVFPKLEFLWIGKMPKWEDWTLQITQETCNSSVQLLPCLRQLELKDCPKLRALPEQLKHAKKMQKLRIEGAHALNKIENFPELSGLLRINGSHCLASISDLYQIKELYVADCPALQVVNNLNALKWLYLEDESMEHVPMWLSRLAEKGEPLSEDGLELELHCSTAMLDRCLMGHQDWTIMKRFTSVAAYCKEAYMCYSRHPVSYHTSKNVSDSK; encoded by the coding sequence ATGGCGATGATCCTGAGCTCCTTGGCGGCGGCATGCGCCTCGAAGCTCGCGGGTCTGATCGCCGGCAGGATCGCCGCCGGTCTCGGCGTGGAGGGCGACGTCCGGAGCATGCAGCGCCGGATGGAGCGCGTGATCGGCGCTgtcgcggaggcggagcggcACGGGGagggcagcgccgccgccgcgtggctCGAAGAGCTCAGAGACTTCCTCTACGACGCCGACGACATACTCGACCTCTGCAggtgccgcggcggccgcctgcTGGCCGACGGCCGGCCACGCTCCGGGGCCGGGGGGCCACTGGTGGCGCTGAATTTGCTCTCGTCCGTGCAAAGATTGCAGGCTCGGTTCGTGATCGGAGCTCAGATTAGGCGCCTCAACGGGAGGTTCGAGGAGATATGCAAGGATAGGCTGTTCTTGGGCCTCGCCGTCGATGATCCCAaggcggaggacggcgtcgctcgcggcgccggccgggtTCGAGCGCGTACGAGCACCCCGCTGCTGGACACCAACGTCGTGGGAAAGGAAATCAAGAGCGCGACGGACGAGCTGGTGGAGGCGATAATGCGCGACGACGGCCATggagaggtggaggtggtcgccgtcgtcgggatGGGAGGCATCGGCAAGACGACGCTCGCGCAGCGGGTGTTCAACAGCCGGAGGATCGCCGGCGGGTTCCCGGTGAGGGCGTGGCTGTGCATCTCGAGGGAGTACTCGGAGGCCGACACGGTGAAGGAGGCCATCcggtgctgcggcggcgactaCGGCCGCGCCGAGACGCTGGCGGAGCTGCATCCGATCCTTCGCTCCACCGTCTCCGGGAAGCGCTTCTTCCTCGTCCTCGACGACGTGTGGGACGCCGGCGTGTGGACGTCCTTGCTCCGCCTTCCCTTCCACGGCGCCACGGGGAGAGTCCTCATCACAACCAGGGACCAGGGAGTCGCCGCCaaagccggcgccggccacaGCCATCAGGTGAGGCACCTAACCGCTCACTCCGGCTGGGAACTCCTATACAGGACGGCGTGCCTCGACGCCGACGAAATCCAGAGCCTCAGAAGTGTAGGCATGGCCATCGTCGCCAAATGCGGCTTCCTCCCCATCGCCGTCAAGGTGATCGGAGGGCTCCTGATGACGAAGCGCAGGAGCAGAGCCGAGTGGGAGAGGGTTCTTGGCAGCGACGCGTGGTCCATGGCCAAGCTCCCCGAGGAGTTCAAAGGAGCAATCTTTCTGAGCTACGACGACTTGCCGTCACGCCTCAAGCAGTGCTTCCTCTACTTCTCCCTCTTCCCTGTAGACTTCGTCTACTGGCGCTGCCATATCTGCAGGCAATGGGTCGCTGAAGGTTTTGTCACTGAGTCAGGAGAATCCACCATGGAGGAGCTCGCCGAAGAGTGCTACTATGAGCTGATCACCAGGAGCATCTTGCAGCCACACCCAGGTTATCTCGCCGATCAGAGCAGGAGCACGGTGCATGATGTGTTGAGATCATTTGCTCAGCATCTGTCGAGGAGGGAGAGCGTCTGCGGGGACTTGCAGGCCGTGAATGGTTCTTCGCCGCTTGTCAAGCTCCGGCGGCTGTCACTGATGAACTTGGAAGAGGTAACGACGCCTTGCAAGGCAATCTCCGACAGCTGCAAATGTCTGAGAACTCTGTTCCTCATTAGCATCCAAAATGTTAATAGTAGATTGATGGTAAGGTTTTCCAGTCTTCGAACTTTGTTCCTCAGTGACTGTGGAATCAACAAAATTCCTGAATCGATTGGAGATCTGATGCACTTGAGATATCTAGGCTTTGAAAGTGTTAACATACAAGCATTACCGGAGAGCATCAGCCAACTTAGGAATCTGCAGTTTCTGAATGTGAAGAGGTGCATACTGCTCAATGCATTACCAAGAACACTTAGTCGCATACATAGTTTACGACGACTTGGAATTGAAGAAACACCGATAAGATTGGTACCAGAAGGAATTGGAAGGCTGCATTCCCTTGTTGATTTGCAAGGGTTCATAGTCACTAGTGCAAGCAGTAGCAGCACAATGCAGCAAGGGTGGATCTTGGCAGAGCTAGAGAGTCTCTCGCAGCTCAGATGGCTCCGTATTGATAATTTGGAAAGGGCAGCAATTGACACTGGAGCTAGCCTTGATAATAAACGATATCTGAAGAGATTAGAGTTGTCATGTACTGTAAAACCAAACAGTGATGATAACCCCTGGGATAAATTTGAGGTTGAAAAGATCGAAGCAATATTTGAGAAGCTGCTTCCTGCAAATTGTTTACAGGACCTTCTCATCAGAGGATTCTTTGGCCGAAGATTTCCAACTTGGATGGAGTCATCTTCTCTTTGCAACGTGACATGGCTAAAACTTGTAGATTGCAAGTTCTGTCCCAAATTTCCACCTTTGGGTCAACTACCCCATCTGACATTCCTTAAGATTGTACGCGCAGAATCTATTGTGTCAGTTGGCTCTGAGTTTTACGGCCAAGGAGGAGGCAGCGTATTTCCCAAACTTGAGTTCTTGTGGATTGGAAAGATGCCTAAATGGGAAGACTGGACATTGCAGATAACACAAGAGACATGCAATTCTTCAGTTCAGCTATTACCTTGTCTGCGGCAACTTGAACTGAAGGACTGCCCAAAACTCAGAGCTCTCCCTGAACAGTTGAAGCATGCCAAGAAGATGCAGAAGCTGCGCATAGAAGGAGCCCATGCCCTGAACAAGATTGAAAACTTTCCTGAACTTTCAGGCTTGCTGCGCATAAATGGAAGCCACTGTCTTGCAAGCATTTCAGACCTGTATCAGATCAAAGAGCTCTATGTAGCTGACTGCCCTGCACTACAGGTTGTGAACAATCTGAATGCGCTGAAGTGGCTGTACCTCGAAGACGAGTCGATGGAGCATGTCCCAATGTGGTTGTCGAGGCTGGCTGAGAAAGGAGAGCCGCTCAGCGAAGACGGCCTCGAGTTGGAGCTGCATTGCAGCACCGCCATGCTTGATAGGTGCCTAATGGGACATCAGGACTGGACAATCATGAAGAGGTTCACAAGTGTTGCTGCATATTGTAAAGAAGCTTACATGTGCTATTCTAGACACCCGGTTAGCTACCACACGAGCAAGAATGTCTCAGACTCAAAATAG
- the LOC102722874 gene encoding two-component response regulator ORR7-like — protein MEMRVPAVVVAGGCDLGGCCRGGGKVADGEEGKKDERISAVKDWVMAQVVPVDDNASAEDEDEEAEAPPPYVMAVDDSSVDRAIITALLRRSKYRVTAVDSGKRALEILGSEPNVSMIITDYWMPEMTGYDLLKKVKESSELKQIPVVIMSSENVPTRISRCLEEGAEDFLLKPVRPADISRISSRMLQ, from the exons ATGGAGATGAGGgtgccggcggtggtggtggccggagGATGCGACCTCGGCGGGTGCTGCCGAGGTGGTGGCAAGGTGGCcgacggggaggaggggaagaagGACGAGCGGATCAGTGCTGTCAAGGACTGGGTGATGGCGCAGGTGGTGCCGGTGGACGACAACGCGTCGGCGGAGGATGAGGACGAGGAGGcagaggcgccgccgccgtacgtGATGGCCGTCGATGACAGCTCCGTCGACCGCGCCATCATCACGGCGCTGCTTCGGCGATCCAAGTACCGTG TGACTGCCGTAGACAGTGGAAAGCGGGCGCTGGAGATACTCGGCTCG GAACCAAATGTGAGCATGATCATCACGGACTACTGGATGCCGGAGATGACCGGGTACGACCTGCTCAAGAAGGTCAag GAATCGTCGGAGCTGAAGCAGATCCCGGTGGTGATCATGTCGTCAGAGAACGTGCCCACGAGGATCAGCAG ATGCTTGGAAGAAGGCGCCGAGGACTTCCTGCTCAAGCCGGTCCGGCCGGCGGACATCTCCCGCATATCCAGCCGGATGCTGCAGTGA